The sequence CGCGCCGCGCGGGGTCGATCTGTCGCCGGGCATGGTGCGGGTGGCGCGCCGGGACCACCCGGAGTTCGCCGTCGAGGTCGCCGACCTGCGCGAGCTGCCGTTCCGCGACGGCGAGCTGGCCGGGGTGGTCTGCTGGTTCTCGCTGATCTTCCTGGCCCCGCACGACCGGGCGGGCGCCTTCGCCGAGCTGGCCCGGGTCGTCGAGCCGGGCGGCTTCCTGGTCACCGCGTTCAAGAACGCCGACGGCGCGCTGCGCCGCGGCGGGCGCCGCACGAATCTCGGCGTCGAGTTCGACACCTACTGGCTGTCGGCCGGCGAGATGCAGGAACGCCTCACCGCCGCCGGGTTCACGACGGTGTTCCTGGGCCACCGGCCGTTCGAGCCGGCGCCCGTGGGTTACCTGCTCGTCCAGAAGACCCGGTAGATCACGCCGGCCAGGTCGTCGCTGACGTAGATGGCCTGGTCCGGGCCGGGCACGGCCATCACCGGGCGGCCCCAGCGCCGGCCGTGCCCGTCCTGGAACCCGGACAGCAGGGTCTGCTGAGGGCCGAGCTTCCCGGCACGCCACCCGAAGAACGACACCTCGGGCGCCCGGGGCGGGTTGCGGTTCCACGAGCCGTGGATCCCGACCAGGGCGCCCACGCCGTACGGGGCCGGCAGCCCGGGGCCGGTCGTGAAGCTCAGGCCCAGCGGCGCGGAGTGCGCACCCATCGCCTGCTCGACCGGGGCCAGCCGCGAGCAGTCCAGCTTGTCGCCGTCCGGGTTCAGCTGCACGTCGCGGTCGAACGACAGGTCGGTGTCCGGATTGCAGTACGGCCAGCCCAGGTCCCGCCCCGGCGTCAGCCTGGCCAGCGGCTCGACCGGGTGGTCGTTGACGTACTTCTGGACGACCCGGCCCCGGTCGCCGTCGCCGTCGCCGTCGATGTCGCGGTCCTCGGGGTACGCGATGTTGTCCCGGCCGTTGACCGCGGTCCAGAGCGAGCCGTCCGGCGCGATCGCCAGCCCGGTCCCGTTGCGCACGCCGCGCGCGAACGTGGTGGGCCGGCCGCCACCGGCGGGCGCCTTGAGGATCGCGGCCCGCTCCGGGCTGGAGTCGCGGTCCCGCGCCGACACGTTGCCGGTGGACCCGACCGAGACGTAGACGGCGCCGTCCCGGCCGACCGCGACGCTCTTCAGCGCGTGCGCGTAGGCGCCGTGCAGATCGCGGCTCTTCGCATCGGGCAGGCCGCCGATCACCAGGCGCCGCCCGGAGACCGCGCCGTCACGATACGTGAACGCGTTGACCTGATCGCTCTCGGCCACGTAGAGGGTGTCCCCGGCGAAGGCCAGCCCGTGCGGCTGGTTCAGCCCGCTGACCAGGATGCGCTGCCCGGCCGGGCGGTCCGCGCCGGCCGGCGTCAGCGCGACGACGTCGCCGGACCTGGGACGCGAGACCAGCAGGCGCCGGTCCGGGGTCCAGGCCAGCAGCCGCGCCCCGGGCACCCGCGCCCAGAGACTCACCGACCAGCCGGCCGGGACCAGCATCCGCTGGCCGTCACCGAAACGCACGGGCGTGCTGACCCGCGGCGGCGCGGTGGCCGCCCCGGTAGCCGGCGCGGTGACCGGCGGTGCCGCCGAGGTGGGCGGCTCCGGCGGCTGCCCGTCCGCCACCGAACAGGCGGCCAGGGTGAGCGACAGACATCCGGCGACCAGCGTACGAGCAATGCTCCTCACGAGGCGTTTCTACCCGCTCACCGAGCCGGTCACCAGTCGAGCCGCCGGATCGGCCGGCGCCTGGGCCGTGCCGTTCCGGCGTGGGCGGCCCGGCGGGGCCGCGTGCCGCAGGGGCCCGGACCCGTGACGAGCTGGTCGAGGCCGCGCGCCGCGGTGGCCTCGGTGCGCCCGATCAGCGCGGGCCGGCCGCGACGAGCTGGTCGAGGCCGCGCGCCGCGGTGGCCTCGGTGCGCCCGATCAGCGCGGGCCGGCCGCGACGAGCTGGTCCAGGCCGCGCGCCGCGGTGGCCTCGGCGGGTTCCGCGTCGCCGCTGAGCGCGGCCATCTCGTCGGCGTCCAGCAGGTAGCGGTACGGGCAGAGGGACGGCCCCGGCGCGCTGCAGGCGCCGCACGGACGGCCGGGATCCACCACGCAACGCTCGTTGATCTCCATCTCCGCCTCTCCCCTCTCTGCCCTGCAAGCGTCGCCCACCGGCCGACCGGCCCCCAGGGCACAAGGTCCCGCCGGGCCCCGGCCCCCCGGCAGCCCGATTCCGGTTCCGGAGCGGCTCGTGGCCGATACACGATGGAATACGTACTTCATCTTTTTTGCAAGTCCGGTCATTTCCCCGGATTCCAGAGGCGGAAGTCCCGTCCCGGCTCGATGTCCGGCCCGCCGTTCGGTGACCCCGGTCCGGCGACGCCGATCACGGCGCGCGACCGGCCCGGCAGCCGGTGCGACGAAATCGGTCCCGGCCCCTCACCGATCCCACATGCCTGCGCAGCCCCGGTCACAAGCCGCCATCGGTCCGGCATACCGGCGCGGCGAGATCAATCCTGGCCCCGCCACCGAGCCGGCATGCCTGCGCAGCCCCGGTCACGACCCGCCATCGGTCCGGCATGCCCGTGCGGCGAAATCGATCATGG is a genomic window of Actinoplanes teichomyceticus ATCC 31121 containing:
- a CDS encoding PQQ-dependent sugar dehydrogenase — its product is MRSIARTLVAGCLSLTLAACSVADGQPPEPPTSAAPPVTAPATGAATAPPRVSTPVRFGDGQRMLVPAGWSVSLWARVPGARLLAWTPDRRLLVSRPRSGDVVALTPAGADRPAGQRILVSGLNQPHGLAFAGDTLYVAESDQVNAFTYRDGAVSGRRLVIGGLPDAKSRDLHGAYAHALKSVAVGRDGAVYVSVGSTGNVSARDRDSSPERAAILKAPAGGGRPTTFARGVRNGTGLAIAPDGSLWTAVNGRDNIAYPEDRDIDGDGDGDRGRVVQKYVNDHPVEPLARLTPGRDLGWPYCNPDTDLSFDRDVQLNPDGDKLDCSRLAPVEQAMGAHSAPLGLSFTTGPGLPAPYGVGALVGIHGSWNRNPPRAPEVSFFGWRAGKLGPQQTLLSGFQDGHGRRWGRPVMAVPGPDQAIYVSDDLAGVIYRVFWTSR
- a CDS encoding class I SAM-dependent DNA methyltransferase yields the protein MDAKTAELRHAHDVLADFYVEHLAGQLDDDPLDRAMLDLFSEHVRTVGTDVADVGCGTGRLLPYLKGCGLAPRGVDLSPGMVRVARRDHPEFAVEVADLRELPFRDGELAGVVCWFSLIFLAPHDRAGAFAELARVVEPGGFLVTAFKNADGALRRGGRRTNLGVEFDTYWLSAGEMQERLTAAGFTTVFLGHRPFEPAPVGYLLVQKTR